In Pseudobdellovibrionaceae bacterium, the following proteins share a genomic window:
- a CDS encoding acyl-CoA carboxylase subunit beta: EARTAKYKATNRLLARERIEFLLDKDSFVETDQLRKHRCQNFGMEQDQFYGDGVVTGYGKIHGRLVVVYSQDFTVLGGSMSKVQGEKICKIMDMALKIGAPIIAINDSGGARIQEGVESLAAYGDIFLRHTQASGVVPQISAVMGPCAGGAAYGPSLTDFIFMVKDTSYLFVTGPDVIKTVTHEEVSKEDLGGAATHTQKSGLAHFATKDDQHCLLMIRELLNFLPSNNKETLASKKVLEKNLEPNNDLENILPDSIKKPYNIKDFIENIVDEAYFFETQQSFAANIVTGFARMDGQNIGIVANQPQVLAGCLNIDASRKAARFIRFCDAFNIPILTLVDVPGFLPGVNQEWNGLIAHGAKLLYAYCEATVPKVTLTIRKAYGGAYIVMSSKHLKGDINLAYPNAEIAVMGAEGAINIISKKEVQQAKKPEEVKKKLIDQYETGFSNPFVAADLGYIDKIILPKNTRKHIVESFDILKNKRAGSPAKKHGNIPL; the protein is encoded by the coding sequence CGAAGCACGAACCGCTAAATACAAAGCCACTAATCGCCTGCTAGCCCGAGAGCGTATTGAATTTTTATTAGACAAAGACAGCTTTGTAGAAACCGATCAATTAAGAAAGCATCGCTGCCAAAATTTTGGAATGGAGCAAGATCAATTTTATGGCGATGGTGTTGTTACAGGTTATGGAAAAATCCATGGCCGCTTAGTGGTTGTCTATAGCCAAGACTTTACGGTGCTAGGCGGAAGCATGAGTAAAGTGCAAGGCGAAAAAATTTGTAAAATAATGGACATGGCTTTAAAAATTGGCGCTCCTATTATTGCCATAAATGATTCTGGAGGAGCCCGCATTCAAGAAGGCGTGGAGTCTTTAGCTGCTTATGGAGATATATTTTTACGACACACCCAAGCTTCGGGAGTGGTTCCGCAAATTAGTGCAGTTATGGGCCCTTGTGCAGGTGGCGCGGCTTATGGGCCAAGCCTTACTGATTTTATTTTTATGGTGAAAGACACTAGTTACCTTTTTGTAACCGGACCCGATGTTATTAAAACCGTCACCCACGAAGAAGTAAGTAAAGAAGATTTGGGCGGTGCTGCCACTCATACACAAAAGTCAGGACTTGCTCACTTTGCTACAAAAGATGATCAACATTGTTTGTTAATGATTAGAGAACTTTTAAACTTTTTGCCCTCCAACAACAAAGAAACTCTGGCCTCTAAAAAAGTATTAGAAAAAAATTTAGAGCCTAATAATGATTTAGAAAACATTCTTCCAGATAGTATAAAGAAACCTTACAATATTAAAGACTTTATTGAAAACATTGTAGACGAGGCTTATTTTTTTGAAACACAACAAAGTTTTGCCGCTAACATTGTTACAGGCTTTGCCAGAATGGATGGTCAAAATATTGGAATTGTCGCCAACCAACCACAAGTATTAGCGGGTTGTTTAAATATCGATGCCAGCAGAAAAGCCGCTCGTTTTATTCGGTTTTGCGATGCCTTTAATATTCCCATACTCACTTTAGTAGATGTTCCCGGATTTTTACCTGGAGTAAATCAAGAGTGGAATGGGCTTATCGCCCATGGTGCAAAATTACTTTATGCCTATTGCGAAGCCACTGTGCCAAAGGTCACCCTTACTATTCGAAAAGCTTATGGCGGTGCCTATATTGTAATGTCTTCTAAACACTTAAAAGGAGACATTAACCTAGCTTACCCTAATGCAGAAATTGCAGTAATGGGGGCCGAAGGAGCCATAAATATCATTAGTAAAAAAGAGGTGCAACAAGCAAAAAAACCCGAAGAGGTTAAGAAAAAACTAATCGACCAATACGAAACTGGGTTTAGTAATCCTTTTGTAGCTGCCGACTTAGGTTACATTGATAAAATTATTTTGCCAAAAAACACTCGAAAACATATTGTTGAATCCTTTGATATACTAAAAAATAAACGCGCGGGCAGCCCTGCAAAAAAACATGGCAACATTCCTTTATAA
- a CDS encoding acetyl-CoA carboxylase biotin carboxylase subunit: protein MFKKILIANRGEIAVRIIRTARTMGIESIAIFSEDDRQALHVLLADKAYSVGAASAKASYLNIKSIIAIAKKAKVDAIHPGYGFLSEDPKFAQAVVDAGIVFIGPSPEIIEKVGDKLSARAEMKKIKMPLLPGSSDQITSLEEAKKIADTIGYPIIIKATAGGGGKGIAKVFQKIELEKALIKCKKEGLLYFNDDRVFIEKLVLSPKHIEVQIFGDQKGNIVHLFERECSAQRRNQKVLEESPAHNLPPLVRKKICDLAAKAGKHLKYFSAGTIEFIYEPSSQQFYFMEINPRLQVEHPVTEMTVGVDLVKEQIQVAAGLALSWKQSDLKTQGHAIELRICAEDPKTFLPHPGKISLCQHPQGPFVRVDSCAYSGYFVPLNYDPLITKIIVWADSRETCIKRLTTAIKETRITGIKTNIILHKHILQHPLFIDATYHTGFIEKNIINKKHKEFFSFVNDHVFVITAALQKLQTKDEPTKNHSDWKDSSAEQSF from the coding sequence ATGTTTAAAAAAATATTAATTGCAAATCGTGGGGAAATTGCTGTTCGTATTATTCGTACCGCCCGCACCATGGGTATAGAAAGTATTGCTATTTTTAGTGAAGACGATCGCCAAGCTTTACATGTACTACTGGCCGATAAAGCCTACTCTGTGGGGGCTGCTAGTGCAAAAGCGTCTTATTTAAATATTAAAAGTATTATTGCTATTGCCAAAAAAGCAAAGGTAGACGCTATTCACCCTGGTTATGGATTTTTAAGCGAAGACCCTAAGTTTGCCCAAGCCGTTGTCGACGCGGGAATAGTTTTTATAGGTCCCTCCCCAGAGATTATTGAAAAAGTGGGCGATAAGCTAAGTGCTCGAGCAGAAATGAAAAAAATAAAAATGCCTTTGCTTCCTGGCAGCTCGGATCAAATCACCTCTCTTGAAGAAGCTAAAAAAATTGCAGATACAATTGGTTACCCTATAATTATAAAAGCTACTGCAGGAGGTGGTGGTAAGGGCATTGCAAAAGTTTTTCAAAAAATAGAATTAGAAAAGGCATTAATAAAATGCAAAAAAGAAGGCTTGCTTTATTTCAATGACGATCGCGTTTTTATAGAAAAATTAGTACTTAGCCCTAAGCATATTGAAGTGCAAATTTTTGGCGACCAAAAGGGAAATATTGTACACCTGTTTGAAAGGGAATGCTCTGCTCAACGGCGAAACCAAAAGGTTTTAGAAGAATCTCCTGCGCATAATTTACCTCCCCTTGTTAGAAAAAAAATCTGTGACCTTGCTGCTAAGGCAGGAAAACACTTAAAATACTTTAGCGCTGGAACAATAGAGTTTATTTACGAACCTTCTTCTCAACAGTTTTATTTTATGGAAATTAACCCTCGTCTACAGGTAGAGCACCCTGTAACCGAAATGACTGTGGGCGTGGATTTAGTAAAAGAACAAATTCAAGTGGCTGCTGGCTTAGCACTTTCGTGGAAGCAATCGGATTTAAAAACTCAAGGACACGCTATTGAACTTAGAATTTGTGCAGAAGATCCAAAAACTTTTTTACCACACCCCGGAAAAATTAGTTTATGCCAACATCCTCAAGGCCCTTTTGTTAGAGTGGATAGCTGTGCATATTCTGGTTATTTTGTGCCATTAAATTATGACCCTTTAATTACCAAGATTATTGTTTGGGCGGATTCTAGAGAAACTTGTATAAAACGATTAACCACCGCTATAAAAGAAACTCGCATAACAGGGATTAAAACCAACATTATTTTACACAAACATATTTTACAACACCCTCTTTTTATAGACGCAACTTATCACACGGGGTTTATTGAAAAAAATATTATTAACAAAAAACACAAAGAGTTTTTTTCTTTTGTTAATGATCATGTTTTTGTAATTACTGCTGCACTACAAAAGCTACAAACCAAAGATGAGCCAACAAAAAACCACAGTGATTGGAAAGATTCTTCTGCCGAACAATCTTTTTAA
- a CDS encoding acetyl-CoA carboxylase biotin carboxyl carrier protein subunit, with product MKFKVSMKNKTYWLNIVESSTEWEIQLLEDDLKKETLYNVSKKDFVELPGVVSFIFKNKSHVLHTTKQGDKDLLFCKGSYRTLSVLNEEELLRESISSNSALSKSSNIVSGMPGKIVKIYAKVGNTYKQGEPLLVIEAMKMENEIQAPSDVCVKNILVKENDNIESGAKLIVFK from the coding sequence ATGAAGTTTAAAGTTAGCATGAAAAATAAAACTTATTGGCTAAATATTGTCGAGTCCTCAACGGAGTGGGAAATTCAATTACTAGAGGACGACTTAAAAAAAGAAACTTTATACAATGTTTCAAAAAAAGATTTTGTAGAACTTCCTGGTGTTGTTAGCTTTATCTTTAAAAATAAATCTCATGTTTTACACACCACTAAGCAGGGCGACAAAGATCTTTTGTTTTGTAAGGGCTCTTACCGGACATTAAGCGTGCTAAACGAGGAAGAATTGCTAAGAGAAAGTATTAGCTCCAACTCTGCCCTTTCTAAATCATCTAATATTGTATCTGGTATGCCTGGAAAAATTGTAAAAATTTACGCCAAGGTGGGGAACACTTATAAGCAGGGAGAACCTTTGCTGGTAATAGAGGCCATGAAAATGGAAAACGAAATTCAAGCTCCCAGCGATGTCTGTGTTAAAAACATACTCGTAAAAGAAAATGACAATATAGAGTCGGGTGCTAAATTAATTGTTTTTAAATAG
- a CDS encoding DUF2282 domain-containing protein, with protein sequence MTKKQITASLSAIALLALTTQGQTANAKKKEKCYAIVKAGQNDCATNTTSCSGSAKKNAQKDAFIFVPKGLCTKIVGGSLTNTIKKNK encoded by the coding sequence ATGACAAAAAAACAAATTACCGCAAGTCTATCTGCTATTGCTTTATTAGCTTTAACTACTCAGGGCCAAACCGCTAATGCCAAGAAAAAAGAAAAGTGCTATGCAATAGTAAAAGCTGGTCAAAATGACTGTGCCACTAACACCACTTCTTGTTCAGGCAGTGCTAAGAAAAATGCACAAAAAGATGCATTTATTTTTGTACCAAAAGGTTTGTGTACAAAAATAGTAGGTGGCAGTTTAACTAATACTATTAAAAAAAATAAATAG
- a CDS encoding DUF692 domain-containing protein, producing the protein MSCFVKSPTSQICGVGLRSPHLEIFLEKKYKNLWLEIHPENYFSDGGKSLDSLYKLRQHYPISFHCLGFSLGSCQPVNLNYAKKIKDLANALQPFLISDHMSWSGLDGVFTHDLLPIPYTSASLKNFINNINQTQNLLGRQILIENPSSYLSFPESNMPEWQFLSKASKQSGCGVLLDVNNIFVSSKNHNFDPYQYLNNVADLDVQEIHLAGHHINTEENISVYIDDHGSVVSKEVWKLFVKSLKQFPKANPLVEWDTNIPTVEVLLKEQKKAQKLVLQA; encoded by the coding sequence GTGTCTTGTTTTGTAAAAAGTCCTACATCACAAATTTGTGGCGTAGGGTTAAGGTCTCCTCATCTAGAAATTTTTTTAGAAAAAAAATATAAAAATCTGTGGTTAGAAATTCATCCTGAAAATTATTTTTCTGATGGAGGAAAGTCTCTAGATTCTTTATATAAACTACGGCAGCACTACCCCATTAGCTTTCATTGCCTTGGCTTTTCTCTGGGCTCTTGCCAGCCTGTTAATTTAAACTATGCAAAAAAAATAAAAGATCTGGCAAACGCCCTGCAGCCTTTTTTAATTTCTGATCATATGAGCTGGAGTGGCTTGGACGGTGTGTTTACTCACGACCTACTTCCCATACCTTACACCTCTGCAAGTTTAAAAAATTTTATTAACAATATAAATCAAACACAAAATTTACTGGGGCGACAAATCTTAATAGAAAATCCCTCTAGTTACTTAAGCTTTCCCGAGTCAAACATGCCCGAATGGCAATTTTTATCAAAGGCCAGTAAACAAAGTGGCTGCGGTGTATTGTTAGATGTAAATAATATTTTTGTTAGTTCAAAGAATCACAACTTTGACCCTTATCAATACTTAAATAATGTTGCCGACCTGGATGTGCAAGAAATTCACCTTGCCGGACATCATATTAATACAGAAGAAAATATTTCTGTTTATATTGATGACCATGGTTCTGTGGTGTCTAAAGAAGTGTGGAAATTATTTGTAAAAAGTTTAAAACAATTTCCAAAAGCAAACCCTTTAGTTGAATGGGACACCAACATTCCCACTGTAGAAGTTTTACTAAAAGAACAGAAGAAAGCCCAAAAGCTTGTGTTACAAGCATAG
- a CDS encoding DUF2063 domain-containing protein, whose translation MKTTNKIQKQFIQDLYGSSVTGSYISAHNLSSKQLMQIYQNNFFSTHIDSLKISYSKTLEILGQEAFEQTARDYIRAHPPQKESIQNYGHNFSTFLKKYKVTKNFLYLPDLARLELLLNLSYYAENTEPLNALQFAQEHTKDPLLGKLRLHPSCYLMQSPYPLDKIMQLTQKGSLKILENQQFYGLIVRKHFCPQLLPIKKETFAFLTEIYNNKDILCATKKAVQVSNNFNLQKELLFFLEQKVFMLKNTLTKEKK comes from the coding sequence ATGAAAACTACTAATAAAATACAAAAACAATTTATTCAAGATTTATACGGCTCTAGCGTGACGGGAAGTTATATTAGCGCTCACAACTTATCTAGCAAACAATTAATGCAAATTTATCAAAATAACTTTTTTTCTACACATATAGATAGTTTAAAAATTTCTTACTCTAAAACGCTAGAAATATTAGGGCAAGAGGCTTTTGAACAAACCGCTCGTGATTATATTCGTGCCCACCCTCCTCAAAAAGAAAGTATACAAAACTATGGACACAACTTTAGTACATTTTTAAAAAAGTACAAAGTTACAAAAAACTTTTTATACTTGCCTGACTTAGCCCGCCTGGAGCTTTTACTCAATTTGTCCTATTACGCAGAAAATACAGAGCCACTAAATGCGCTGCAATTTGCACAAGAACATACCAAAGACCCGCTGCTGGGTAAGCTTCGGCTGCACCCCTCTTGTTATTTAATGCAATCGCCCTATCCTCTAGACAAAATAATGCAATTAACCCAAAAAGGCTCATTAAAAATACTAGAAAACCAACAGTTTTATGGATTAATTGTTAGAAAACACTTTTGCCCTCAACTATTGCCTATTAAAAAAGAGACCTTTGCTTTTTTGACAGAAATTTATAATAATAAAGATATACTTTGTGCTACTAAAAAAGCTGTGCAGGTAAGTAATAACTTTAACTTACAAAAAGAATTGCTGTTTTTTTTAGAACAAAAAGTTTTTATGTTAAAAAATACTCTAACCAAGGAAAAAAAATGA
- a CDS encoding DoxX family protein, with amino-acid sequence MKKFFICYNNIFTTASRVMQPIFLFAIRAHVSWVFFKAGLNKIQSWETTLYLFEEEYKVPVIGPHIAAYLATAGELVLPVALTLGIVSRLSALGLFILNVVAVISYPLLWEMGFYDHQLWGLALFIVVLWGPGKLSLDYLLCKQLRK; translated from the coding sequence ATGAAGAAGTTTTTTATTTGCTACAATAATATTTTTACCACTGCCTCTAGAGTGATGCAGCCTATTTTTTTATTTGCTATTCGCGCCCATGTTAGTTGGGTGTTTTTTAAAGCTGGATTAAATAAAATACAAAGCTGGGAAACCACTTTATATCTGTTTGAAGAGGAGTATAAAGTTCCTGTAATTGGCCCACACATAGCCGCCTACTTAGCCACTGCAGGAGAGCTAGTTTTGCCCGTTGCTTTAACTTTAGGAATAGTCTCTCGCCTTTCTGCTTTAGGCTTATTTATTTTAAATGTTGTGGCAGTAATTTCTTACCCTCTTTTGTGGGAGATGGGCTTTTATGATCATCAGCTTTGGGGATTAGCATTGTTTATTGTAGTGCTTTGGGGCCCTGGAAAATTGTCTTTAGATTATTTGCTGTGCAAGCAATTGCGAAAATAA
- the tatC gene encoding twin-arginine translocase subunit TatC, producing MKEQSLTAHLVDLRSFFIRSAIILCIGFCFCWFYVDELFAFIREPIVGFLPNQALVFISPTEKFISYIKVAFLASVFFSIPFLLYQLWVFVAPALYKKEKKFMAAFLLIGSALFVLGGSFVYFIVFPNAFSFLLNFGSSADQAMISIAEYLSFFFVMFLVFGSAFEMPLVFSVLAVMGIVSSQFLTSSRRYAVVLLAVASAVLTPPDIFSMVFMLAPLLLLYEISIFFVKILEKKA from the coding sequence GTGAAAGAACAAAGTTTAACCGCCCACTTAGTGGATTTGCGCAGTTTTTTTATTCGCTCAGCTATTATTTTATGTATAGGCTTTTGTTTTTGTTGGTTTTATGTGGACGAGTTATTTGCTTTTATTAGAGAGCCAATTGTAGGCTTTTTACCCAACCAAGCCTTGGTTTTTATTTCTCCCACCGAAAAATTTATTTCTTATATTAAAGTGGCCTTTTTAGCGAGTGTTTTTTTTTCCATTCCCTTTTTATTATATCAACTGTGGGTTTTTGTAGCTCCTGCTTTATACAAAAAAGAGAAGAAGTTTATGGCAGCCTTTTTGCTTATAGGAAGTGCCTTATTTGTTCTTGGGGGCAGTTTTGTTTATTTCATTGTTTTTCCCAACGCTTTTTCTTTTTTATTAAACTTTGGCTCTTCTGCTGACCAAGCCATGATTAGCATTGCCGAGTATTTATCTTTCTTTTTTGTAATGTTTTTAGTGTTTGGTTCGGCATTCGAAATGCCTTTGGTGTTTTCTGTTTTAGCAGTAATGGGAATAGTGTCTTCGCAATTTTTAACTTCTTCTCGGCGATATGCAGTAGTGTTGCTTGCTGTTGCTTCGGCGGTTTTAACACCTCCAGATATTTTTAGCATGGTGTTTATGCTAGCGCCCCTGTTGCTTCTTTATGAAATTTCTATTTTTTTTGTAAAAATATTAGAAAAAAAAGCCTAA
- the hemW gene encoding radical SAM family heme chaperone HemW, with protein sequence MKFGIYVHIPFCSKRCSYCDFAVRTKFNSSSLEDYTHSLIKEIQHRGPQVGYTRLHSLYFGGGTPSLLPLVQLEKIILALKAVPFVIDSQTEITIEINPESFSKEKLVQYQNLGINRFSVGVQSFQPSLLKVCNREHSVNDNHNSIALLQGLNFSLDWLFGLPTQSSALFSKDADLFIQSGAPHISPYLLTLQEFHPMNKNRPPEGEQVTMLNAIRTRLLKNNFQQYEISNFAKPGFCSQHNQLYWADQAYWGIGLSAHSYFPAQGAWGARAWNSSSLAAYQKEVKQEQHKSLLDYYPRKKVEVLSKKESLQDFCYTHLRTSFGLSEEKLLQKFGKNSLLMVKQQLASFVEEKQILHKKKTWLLTPQGINISNNIFLKLSLLTDKN encoded by the coding sequence ATGAAATTTGGCATCTATGTACATATTCCTTTTTGTAGCAAACGCTGTAGTTACTGCGATTTTGCTGTACGCACAAAATTTAATTCCAGCAGTTTAGAAGACTATACCCACAGCCTAATTAAAGAAATACAACACCGCGGACCACAGGTGGGCTATACTCGCCTTCATTCCCTGTACTTTGGTGGAGGAACTCCCAGCCTGTTGCCCCTTGTGCAATTAGAAAAAATTATACTGGCTTTAAAGGCCGTTCCTTTTGTTATAGATTCTCAAACAGAGATTACTATAGAAATTAACCCCGAAAGTTTTAGCAAAGAAAAATTAGTACAGTATCAAAACTTAGGCATTAATCGCTTTAGTGTTGGTGTTCAAAGTTTTCAACCTTCACTGTTAAAAGTTTGTAACCGCGAACATAGTGTTAACGACAATCATAATAGCATTGCGCTTTTGCAAGGTTTAAACTTTTCTTTAGATTGGCTTTTTGGTTTACCCACGCAAAGTAGTGCTTTGTTTTCTAAAGATGCCGATTTATTTATTCAGTCTGGTGCGCCTCACATTAGCCCCTACCTTTTAACCTTACAAGAGTTTCACCCTATGAATAAAAATCGACCTCCAGAGGGGGAACAAGTTACTATGTTAAATGCTATTCGAACCCGTTTGTTAAAAAATAATTTTCAACAATATGAAATATCCAATTTTGCAAAGCCTGGGTTTTGCTCCCAGCACAACCAACTTTATTGGGCCGATCAAGCCTACTGGGGGATTGGCTTAAGTGCTCACTCTTACTTTCCTGCCCAGGGTGCTTGGGGGGCAAGAGCTTGGAACTCTTCTTCCTTGGCAGCCTATCAAAAGGAAGTTAAGCAAGAACAACATAAATCATTATTAGATTATTACCCTCGCAAAAAGGTAGAGGTGTTATCCAAAAAGGAGTCTTTACAAGATTTTTGCTATACACATTTGCGAACAAGCTTTGGGCTTTCCGAAGAAAAACTGCTTCAAAAATTTGGAAAAAATAGCCTATTAATGGTAAAACAACAGCTAGCCAGTTTTGTAGAAGAAAAACAGATTTTGCATAAGAAAAAAACTTGGCTATTAACTCCCCAAGGTATAAATATAAGCAATAATATATTTTTAAAACTAAGCCTATTAACAGACAAAAATTAG
- a CDS encoding nucleotide exchange factor GrpE: protein MQKDVENAKENPSTEESNVAPKDVSNTKETPSVKKSASNSNEEVVLSPLEIAKKDATEWKTQYAYLKAEFENYKKNAAKEQLRLIQFGSENLILDILKISDLFEMALKTEVTASNYENVYKGFKMTAEELSQSLEKHGLKKIVTSKKAFDPHLHEAISSESSETVPSGHIIKEYTVGYTLHDKVIRPSQVIVSAPPSEPKDNEK, encoded by the coding sequence ATGCAAAAAGATGTAGAAAATGCAAAAGAAAACCCATCCACAGAAGAGTCTAATGTTGCCCCTAAGGATGTAAGCAACACAAAAGAAACTCCATCGGTAAAAAAATCTGCCTCTAACTCTAACGAAGAGGTGGTTCTTTCCCCTTTAGAAATTGCAAAAAAAGACGCTACCGAATGGAAAACACAATACGCCTACTTAAAGGCAGAGTTTGAAAATTATAAAAAAAATGCAGCTAAAGAACAGTTACGGCTAATACAATTTGGCTCAGAAAATCTAATCTTAGATATTTTAAAAATATCTGACCTTTTTGAAATGGCTTTGAAAACAGAAGTAACTGCAAGCAATTATGAAAATGTTTACAAAGGGTTTAAAATGACCGCAGAAGAGCTGTCACAAAGCTTAGAAAAACATGGACTTAAAAAAATTGTGACTAGCAAAAAAGCCTTTGACCCTCACTTGCACGAGGCCATTAGCTCGGAAAGTAGCGAAACAGTTCCTAGCGGTCACATTATTAAAGAGTATACCGTGGGCTATACTTTACATGATAAAGTTATTCGCCCTAGCCAAGTTATTGTTTCTGCTCCTCCTTCAGAACCTAAAGATAATGAAAAATAA
- a CDS encoding ABC transporter substrate-binding protein produces MKNNYRLHFFSLLAVLYLGSCSHQLAPAPKPISLQSAKIQLKTLLYQYNKKQINDSVFIQKLKTIETTYPNTQSFFQSLFLRSKVAFQRKDFNLQLQLLEQIALSPYSDPLIKKAMLRLIQLAEERKQYQFAISFILQIKIKQLDIKLQNYLYVKLFNYHYHLQRYFQALEWGQRLAGNKALPPSVQKQISWIITNLLSEKEITQLLKGGDYPNLQVFALLRYGKQLLKEKNFFEAKDIFSQLFDQSQDPSEKQLAFSFLEKIKKYKKVNKNKIGLIVPLTGKYAKVGQSIVNAVSLGLGIWNRQSNSWLELIIMDSRGSKQYTELAVHKLLTQDQVIAIIGNPLSKTSKIVAKTASQFEVPYISLSQSPGITNNRPYVFRNSITSNMQLEILFKAIQDNFNTTKWAMLYPNDAYGTKHANLFWDIVLKNRHSVMGAQSYPSKEKDFNKEIQSLVGLHFLEDRKEEYTEALKKWLEKNKNKHRVHNASIDSLLNPVVQFQALFVPDTLKNLIQVSNMLIYHQIEGVVLLGTNLWNKPKLVKYLPKYTAPILFVDSSLTYRKKVNSDFYKVFKKTFYNRPHLLASYAYEAAYLVKELLTKNKINTRLQLQTAISQVGRFPGAFETLYISNNREFTRPLSLFQIKKNKILVYKPSIK; encoded by the coding sequence ATGAAAAATAACTATCGCTTGCATTTTTTCAGCCTTCTTGCTGTTTTATATTTAGGGTCTTGCTCGCACCAGCTTGCGCCAGCGCCAAAGCCCATTTCTTTACAATCTGCAAAAATACAATTAAAAACTTTGTTGTATCAATATAACAAAAAGCAAATTAATGACTCTGTTTTTATACAAAAATTAAAAACAATAGAAACCACCTACCCCAATACGCAAAGTTTTTTTCAATCTCTTTTTTTGCGAAGTAAAGTTGCCTTTCAAAGAAAAGATTTTAATTTACAGCTTCAATTATTAGAACAAATTGCATTGTCTCCCTACAGCGACCCCTTAATAAAAAAAGCTATGCTGCGTTTAATTCAATTAGCTGAAGAGCGCAAACAGTATCAATTTGCTATATCTTTTATTCTTCAAATAAAAATAAAGCAACTGGATATAAAATTACAAAATTATTTATATGTAAAACTATTTAACTATCACTACCATTTACAACGCTACTTTCAGGCCCTTGAATGGGGGCAGCGCTTAGCGGGCAACAAGGCTCTCCCCCCTTCTGTACAAAAGCAAATTTCTTGGATTATCACCAACCTTTTAAGCGAAAAAGAAATTACCCAACTACTAAAAGGGGGGGATTATCCTAATTTACAAGTATTTGCTCTTTTGAGATATGGAAAACAACTTTTAAAAGAAAAAAACTTTTTTGAAGCCAAAGATATTTTTTCACAGCTTTTTGACCAATCTCAAGACCCCAGCGAAAAACAATTAGCTTTTTCTTTTTTAGAAAAAATTAAAAAATACAAAAAAGTAAACAAAAACAAAATTGGCTTAATTGTTCCTTTAACAGGAAAGTATGCTAAGGTTGGGCAATCTATTGTTAATGCTGTTTCTTTGGGTCTAGGTATTTGGAACCGTCAGTCTAACTCTTGGCTAGAGTTAATTATAATGGATAGTCGTGGCAGCAAACAATACACCGAGCTAGCTGTTCATAAATTATTAACGCAAGACCAAGTCATTGCTATTATTGGTAACCCCTTAAGTAAGACTTCTAAAATTGTTGCAAAAACAGCTTCTCAATTTGAAGTTCCGTACATATCTCTTTCGCAAAGCCCTGGCATCACCAACAACCGCCCTTATGTTTTTAGAAATTCTATTACCAGCAACATGCAATTAGAAATATTATTTAAGGCTATACAAGATAACTTTAACACTACTAAGTGGGCAATGCTCTACCCCAACGATGCTTATGGAACAAAACATGCCAATTTATTTTGGGATATTGTTTTAAAAAATCGACATTCTGTTATGGGGGCGCAATCTTATCCTTCTAAAGAAAAAGATTTTAACAAAGAGATACAAAGCCTTGTTGGTTTACATTTTTTAGAAGACAGAAAAGAAGAGTACACAGAAGCTTTAAAAAAGTGGCTAGAAAAAAATAAAAATAAACATCGAGTTCATAATGCCTCTATAGATTCTTTATTAAACCCTGTTGTACAATTTCAAGCCTTGTTTGTTCCCGATACTTTAAAAAATTTAATTCAAGTTAGTAATATGTTAATTTATCATCAAATAGAGGGGGTTGTTTTATTAGGAACAAACTTGTGGAATAAGCCAAAGCTTGTTAAATACCTACCCAAATACACCGCACCTATATTGTTTGTAGACTCTAGTCTTACTTATAGAAAAAAAGTAAATTCCGATTTTTATAAAGTTTTTAAAAAAACTTTTTATAATCGCCCCCACCTTTTGGCTAGCTATGCTTATGAAGCCGCTTACTTAGTAAAAGAACTGCTAACAAAAAATAAGATTAACACTCGTCTGCAACTACAAACCGCCATAAGCCAAGTCGGCCGCTTTCCTGGCGCTTTTGAAACTTTATACATTTCTAATAATCGCGAATTTACCCGCCCATTAAGCTTATTTCAAATTAAGAAAAATAAAATCTTGGTATATAAACCAAGTATCAAATAG